A window from Flavobacterium sp. 83 encodes these proteins:
- a CDS encoding low molecular weight phosphatase family protein: MTLTKTILFPEIQKTISALNLENITVERKITLQPLIDFIQNKVTNQQEVRLNLICTHNSRRSHLSQVWAQTAAAHFNINNVFCYSGGTEATALFPMAAKTLEQSGFKIKTIATGNNPIYAIKYAANEHPIIGFSKTYDDDFNPQSEFAAILTCSQADGGCPFIAGAEMRIPITFDDPKAFDNTPQQAEKYQERSLQIATEMCYVFSKIKSE, encoded by the coding sequence ATGACTTTAACCAAAACCATCCTGTTTCCAGAAATTCAAAAAACAATTAGCGCATTAAATTTAGAAAACATAACAGTCGAACGCAAAATCACTTTACAACCGCTTATTGATTTTATTCAAAACAAAGTTACGAACCAACAAGAAGTTAGGTTGAACTTGATTTGTACCCATAATTCCAGAAGAAGCCATTTATCACAAGTTTGGGCACAAACAGCTGCGGCACATTTCAATATAAACAATGTATTTTGTTATTCTGGCGGAACTGAAGCTACAGCATTATTTCCTATGGCTGCCAAAACACTAGAACAATCAGGATTTAAAATCAAGACCATTGCAACAGGAAACAACCCTATTTATGCCATAAAATATGCTGCAAATGAGCATCCTATTATTGGTTTTTCTAAAACTTATGATGATGATTTTAACCCACAAAGCGAATTTGCAGCAATATTGACTTGCTCACAAGCAGATGGTGGTTGCCCATTTATTGCTGGTGCTGAAATGCGTATTCCTATCACATTTGATGATCCAAAAGCATTTGACAACACACCACAACAAGCAGAAAAATATCAAGAACGCAGTTTGCAAATTGCAACCGAGATGTGTTATGTATTCTCCAAAATAAAATCAGAATAA
- the nirD gene encoding nitrite reductase small subunit NirD gives MENILNQYQTVSQSEVKIWFKAGKTTDFPSNGGGCIKYKNKQIAIIKFDRRNEWYACQNLCPHKMEMVLSRGMIGSVDEIPKIACPMHKKTFSLVDGSNLNGDDLKIATYPVKIVEDEVFVGFLE, from the coding sequence ATGGAAAATATTCTAAATCAATACCAAACCGTTTCTCAAAGCGAAGTAAAAATATGGTTCAAGGCAGGAAAAACAACAGATTTTCCAAGTAATGGTGGTGGATGTATCAAATACAAAAACAAGCAGATCGCTATCATAAAATTTGACCGAAGAAACGAATGGTACGCTTGTCAAAACTTATGTCCTCATAAAATGGAAATGGTACTTTCAAGAGGAATGATTGGTTCAGTTGATGAAATTCCTAAAATAGCTTGTCCTATGCACAAGAAAACATTTTCGCTTGTAGACGGATCAAATTTGAATGGTGATGATTTAAAAATTGCAACCTACCCCGTAAAAATTGTAGAAGACGAAGTATTCGTTGGCTTTTTGGAATAA
- a CDS encoding DUF4202 domain-containing protein: MTTTPFQNASTWIDAENAQDPNQEIYQSTTYPKELLYSNRMYERLMDFHPNASEAIQIASKAQHICRWKIARESYPMDRVGYLKWREDLKKFHAKTTAAILEKAGYTEEFIARVSFLIEKKLLKKDEETQLLEDVICLVFLEYYLDPFVHKHDREKMKNIILKTWNKMSEKGHQEALKINFIPENLELIKEALGL, translated from the coding sequence ATGACAACAACACCATTCCAGAACGCAAGTACATGGATTGATGCAGAGAATGCTCAAGATCCAAACCAGGAAATATACCAATCTACAACCTATCCTAAAGAATTATTATATTCGAATCGAATGTATGAAAGACTAATGGATTTTCATCCAAATGCTTCAGAAGCAATTCAAATCGCCTCTAAAGCACAACATATTTGCCGATGGAAAATAGCAAGAGAATCTTACCCGATGGATCGTGTAGGCTATTTAAAATGGCGCGAAGATTTGAAAAAATTTCATGCTAAAACAACTGCTGCTATTTTAGAAAAAGCAGGTTACACAGAAGAATTTATCGCAAGAGTTTCATTCCTAATCGAAAAAAAATTACTTAAAAAAGACGAGGAAACGCAACTTTTAGAAGATGTTATCTGCTTAGTCTTTCTGGAGTATTATTTAGACCCTTTTGTTCACAAACACGACAGGGAGAAAATGAAAAATATCATTCTGAAAACTTGGAATAAAATGTCTGAAAAAGGACATCAGGAAGCACTAAAAATAAATTTCATTCCTGAAAATCTTGAATTAATAAAAGAAGCTCTTGGACTGTAA
- a CDS encoding helix-turn-helix transcriptional regulator produces the protein MGITKSEHFTDEQNELAILAKAIGHPARIAIIEHLIKVNSCVCGDIVNELPLAQPTVSQHLKELKNAGLIKGNFEGNAICYCLNEEGFNKMKGFFQHVNSYLENKKNQCC, from the coding sequence ATGGGAATTACTAAGTCAGAACATTTCACAGATGAGCAAAACGAATTGGCAATATTGGCGAAAGCCATAGGTCATCCGGCGCGAATTGCCATAATAGAACATCTCATAAAAGTAAACAGTTGTGTATGCGGTGATATCGTAAACGAATTACCATTGGCACAACCTACTGTTTCTCAACACTTGAAGGAGCTTAAAAATGCAGGACTTATTAAAGGTAATTTTGAAGGAAATGCGATTTGTTATTGCCTCAACGAAGAAGGTTTTAATAAAATGAAAGGCTTTTTTCAACATGTCAATTCCTATTTAGAAAACAAGAAAAATCAATGTTGTTAA
- the nirB gene encoding nitrite reductase large subunit NirB — MIKVIVVGNGMVGYKFCEKFIAKSGQEEYQITVFGEEPRRAYDRVHLSEYFAGKSADDLSLSTSNWYEENNIILNTSELITDINRDQKTIHTHLEKTHTYDYLVLATGSAAFVPPIEGVDKEGVFVYRTIEDLDAIMAYAKKIKQNGATEAAVLGGGLLGLEAAKAVYDLGLNPHVVEFAPRLMPRQLDKGASDMLQSKIEELNISIHLNKSTQYIAGEDTITGMMFEGEKLLKVDMLVISAGIKPRDELGRVSGLEVGVRGGIVVNNKMQSSDPYIYAIGEVALYNHMIYGLVAPGYEMADVAAEQILKGAKTMRETIDMSTQLKLIGVEVASFGDPFIENEEVTAIVYENKFNGIYKRINVTKDGKTLLGGILVGDSSDYNALFQIYSNAMPLPKNPEDLILGSRGGETASFGSAMDLPDTAVICSCENVTKGAICCSIIDETCTTFGDVVKHTKATTGCGGCKPMVVDLVKETQKSLGKEVKDVICEHFAYNRQELYDIVKINKFTTHDEVLGVVGKGDGCEVCKPLVSSIFSSIYNDTANKHVTAQDSNDRFLANIQRNGTYSVVPRIAGGEITADKLIVIGEVAKEYNLYTKITGGQRIDLFGAQLNDLPKIWKTLIDNGFESGHAYGKSLRTVKSCVGNAWCRYGMDESAGFAIELENRYKGLRSPHKLKGGVSACIRECAEARGKDFGLIAVEGGWNLYICGNGGANPKHAVLLAEQIDRATCIKYLDRFLMFYIRTAGPLVRTSTWLEKLEGGLDYLKEVVIEDSLGIVEALETEMQGLVDTFECEWKQAIEDPEMMKRFSHFTNSDEADDNIVFVPLRDQKMPKSW, encoded by the coding sequence ATGATTAAAGTAATAGTAGTCGGAAACGGCATGGTAGGTTACAAATTTTGTGAAAAATTTATCGCAAAATCAGGACAAGAAGAATATCAAATCACCGTATTTGGAGAAGAACCAAGACGCGCATACGATAGAGTTCACTTGAGTGAATACTTTGCGGGTAAAAGTGCTGACGACTTATCATTATCAACATCAAATTGGTACGAAGAAAACAACATTATTCTAAATACCTCTGAATTAATCACTGATATTAATAGAGATCAAAAAACGATTCATACCCATTTAGAAAAAACACATACTTACGACTACTTAGTTTTAGCAACTGGCTCGGCTGCTTTTGTACCGCCTATTGAAGGTGTTGATAAAGAAGGCGTTTTTGTATACAGAACTATTGAGGATCTGGATGCGATTATGGCTTACGCCAAAAAAATAAAACAAAATGGTGCTACAGAAGCTGCCGTCCTTGGTGGTGGATTGTTAGGACTTGAAGCTGCTAAAGCAGTATATGATTTAGGTTTAAATCCACACGTTGTGGAATTTGCGCCTCGATTGATGCCAAGACAGCTTGACAAAGGGGCGAGTGATATGTTGCAATCAAAAATTGAGGAACTCAATATTAGCATTCACCTGAACAAATCAACACAATATATTGCTGGTGAAGATACCATAACAGGAATGATGTTTGAAGGAGAAAAACTCCTAAAAGTAGACATGTTGGTAATTTCTGCAGGGATTAAACCTCGAGATGAACTAGGAAGAGTTTCCGGACTTGAAGTAGGCGTACGAGGAGGGATTGTTGTAAACAACAAAATGCAATCTTCTGATCCTTATATCTATGCGATCGGAGAAGTAGCACTTTACAATCATATGATATATGGTCTTGTAGCTCCAGGATATGAAATGGCTGACGTAGCTGCTGAACAAATCCTGAAAGGGGCAAAAACGATGAGGGAAACCATCGATATGTCTACACAATTAAAATTAATTGGTGTTGAAGTTGCGAGTTTTGGTGATCCTTTTATAGAAAATGAAGAGGTAACCGCCATTGTTTACGAAAACAAATTCAACGGAATTTACAAAAGAATAAATGTTACCAAAGACGGAAAAACACTTTTAGGCGGGATTTTAGTAGGTGATTCCAGTGATTACAATGCATTATTCCAAATTTACAGCAATGCGATGCCGCTACCTAAAAACCCTGAAGATTTAATTCTTGGTTCACGAGGTGGTGAAACTGCATCTTTTGGAAGCGCAATGGATTTACCTGATACTGCCGTAATCTGTTCTTGTGAAAATGTAACAAAAGGAGCTATTTGCTGCTCTATCATTGATGAAACCTGCACTACTTTTGGAGATGTTGTAAAACATACTAAAGCGACAACAGGTTGCGGTGGATGTAAACCGATGGTAGTTGACCTTGTGAAAGAAACTCAAAAATCATTAGGAAAAGAAGTAAAAGATGTGATTTGCGAGCATTTTGCATACAACAGACAAGAATTATACGACATAGTAAAAATCAATAAATTTACTACCCATGATGAAGTTTTAGGAGTTGTGGGAAAAGGAGATGGATGCGAGGTTTGCAAGCCCCTTGTCTCTTCCATATTCTCCAGTATTTATAATGATACTGCCAATAAACACGTAACAGCACAGGATTCTAATGATAGATTCCTGGCAAATATTCAACGTAACGGAACGTACTCCGTGGTTCCTAGAATAGCAGGTGGAGAAATTACTGCCGACAAACTTATCGTTATAGGTGAAGTTGCAAAAGAATATAATCTTTATACGAAAATTACCGGGGGACAACGAATTGATTTATTTGGAGCTCAACTAAATGATTTACCTAAAATATGGAAAACTCTTATCGATAATGGTTTTGAAAGCGGTCACGCATATGGAAAATCATTACGTACCGTAAAAAGTTGTGTAGGTAATGCTTGGTGCCGCTACGGAATGGATGAAAGTGCCGGTTTTGCTATTGAATTAGAAAATAGATACAAAGGACTTCGTTCTCCTCATAAATTAAAAGGTGGTGTTTCTGCTTGCATCCGCGAATGTGCTGAGGCCAGAGGAAAAGATTTTGGATTAATCGCTGTTGAAGGAGGTTGGAACTTATACATCTGCGGTAACGGCGGAGCTAATCCTAAGCATGCCGTATTACTGGCAGAACAAATTGACAGAGCCACTTGCATCAAATACTTAGACCGTTTCTTAATGTTTTACATCCGTACTGCCGGCCCATTAGTACGTACTTCTACTTGGTTAGAAAAACTGGAAGGTGGATTAGATTACTTAAAAGAAGTGGTTATAGAGGATAGTTTAGGAATTGTAGAAGCATTAGAAACAGAAATGCAAGGCTTAGTGGATACTTTTGAATGCGAATGGAAACAAGCCATTGAAGATCCTGAAATGATGAAACGTTTTAGCCATTTTACCAATTCTGATGAAGCAGACGACAACATTGTTTTTGTGCCATTAAGAGACCAAAAAATGCCTAAATCTTGGTAA
- the arsB gene encoding ACR3 family arsenite efflux transporter, producing the protein MAAKKRLNFLDSYLTLWIFLAMAIGVSIGYFIPSSSGFINSFSSGTTNIPLAIGLILMMYPPLTKIDFSKIPLMFEKPKLLSASFLITWIVGPFLMFLLATFFLKDYPEYMTGLIIIGIAPCIAMVIVWNELAEGNRELTAGLIGINSLLQVFFFGLYAYFYLEIMLPLFGIKGLELNITVAQIATTVGIYLGIPFALAVISRYAIKKFIGDKWFNQKFIPFVSPITLIALLFTIVVMFSLKGEMIVDLPLDVIRIAIPLVIFFTIMFFLMFFVSKKIGANYRDAVALSFTASGNNFELAIAVSIGVFGINSGQAFAGVIGPLVEVPALIILVNVAFWLRKKYYQSK; encoded by the coding sequence ATGGCGGCTAAAAAAAGATTAAACTTTCTCGATAGTTACCTTACACTTTGGATATTTCTGGCAATGGCTATTGGTGTTTCTATTGGCTATTTTATACCTTCAAGCAGCGGTTTTATCAATTCTTTTTCAAGCGGGACGACAAATATTCCTCTTGCAATCGGGCTAATATTAATGATGTATCCGCCTTTGACTAAAATTGATTTTTCAAAAATCCCTTTAATGTTTGAAAAACCCAAATTACTGTCGGCTTCTTTTTTAATAACCTGGATTGTCGGGCCGTTTTTAATGTTTTTACTGGCAACATTCTTTTTGAAAGACTATCCGGAATACATGACCGGCTTAATCATAATTGGAATTGCGCCTTGCATTGCAATGGTAATTGTCTGGAATGAATTAGCCGAGGGAAATAGAGAATTAACCGCTGGATTAATTGGAATTAATAGTTTGCTTCAAGTGTTCTTTTTTGGTTTATATGCCTATTTCTATTTAGAAATCATGTTACCCTTATTCGGGATAAAAGGATTGGAATTAAATATTACGGTTGCTCAAATTGCTACAACAGTTGGAATTTATTTAGGGATTCCTTTTGCATTAGCAGTAATTAGCCGCTATGCCATCAAGAAATTCATTGGCGACAAATGGTTCAACCAAAAATTCATACCTTTTGTCTCTCCAATTACATTGATTGCTTTGCTTTTTACAATCGTTGTCATGTTCAGTTTAAAAGGTGAAATGATTGTTGATTTGCCACTGGATGTAATTCGAATTGCCATTCCCCTAGTTATTTTCTTTACCATTATGTTTTTCCTGATGTTTTTTGTTTCAAAAAAAATCGGAGCCAATTATAGAGATGCTGTAGCGCTTTCATTCACAGCATCAGGAAATAATTTCGAACTGGCAATTGCAGTTTCCATTGGTGTTTTCGGTATCAATAGCGGACAGGCATTTGCTGGAGTTATTGGACCATTAGTAGAAGTTCCGGCTTTGATAATTTTAGTGAATGTGGCTTTTTGGTTAAGAAAAAAATACTACCAATCTAAGTAA
- a CDS encoding DUF6428 family protein, which produces MKLSEIKKQLSTLDNVAFELPNGSYVPEHFHVTEVGLITKNFIDCGGKVRKETVVNFQLWDANDFEHRLKPQKLLDIITLSEKVLGIQDYEVEVEYQAETIGKYDIGFNGTAFTLLNKQTACLAQDQCGIPAEKQKVKLSEIPTQSSCCTPGGGCC; this is translated from the coding sequence ATGAAACTATCAGAAATTAAAAAACAGTTGAGCACGCTAGATAACGTTGCTTTTGAATTGCCAAACGGTAGCTATGTACCAGAGCATTTTCACGTAACTGAAGTGGGTTTAATCACCAAAAACTTTATTGATTGCGGTGGAAAAGTTCGAAAAGAAACCGTAGTAAATTTCCAATTATGGGATGCCAATGACTTTGAACACCGCCTAAAACCACAAAAACTTTTAGACATCATCACACTTTCAGAAAAGGTATTGGGTATTCAAGATTATGAAGTGGAAGTAGAATATCAAGCCGAAACTATTGGAAAATACGACATTGGTTTCAACGGAACAGCATTTACTTTATTAAACAAACAAACCGCTTGTTTAGCACAAGACCAATGTGGCATTCCAGCCGAAAAACAAAAAGTGAAATTATCCGAAATCCCTACGCAATCAAGCTGCTGCACTCCTGGAGGAGGCTGTTGCTAA